GCAATCCGTTTCTTGCCACCGATGATCGCCGGTGGACGCTGGAGGGCTCCAACGAAACGATGTGGAACGTGCGGGGCAGCAAGCATCGCTTCAAAACCCAGGCGTGGTTTCGTGGCGATGGACTGTCGCAGGTTGGTCGTCCCAACGCGCTGGGCCAGTACACGTTCAACTCACTGGCCGATCTCGAAGCCAATCGGCCATCGTCATACTCACGGACCCTCACAGAACCCGACCGCCACGCCACCTCATGGAATGGCGCATTGGCCATGGCGCACCAGTGGAACAAGTCAAAATTCTTCAGCATGCTGTACGGCGCCCGCCTGGAAGCCAATGCGTTTGGTGACGCGCCGCCGGTGAATGCGGCGCTGAACACCGCACTCGGCGTGCGCAGTGGGCTGGCCCCGTCCCGGGTTCACGTGTCACCCCGCGTGGGGTTCTCGTATACGTACAGCCGTGCCAAGGACAACGGCAACGGCACAAATATGAACAGCCTTGGCGTGTTCTATCGCAACACCATGGGTTACGTGCGTGGAGGTATTGGCGAGTTTCGCGATCTGTATCGTCCCAGTACACTCGCTGACGCCATTGTGGGTGCCGGACTCGCCGGCAGCACGCTCACGCTCAATTGCGTCGGTGCGGCCGTCCCCACACCCAACTGGCAGTCGCTGCTTGCACCGGGTGCGGTGCTGCCGACCGCGTGCACCGATGGTGGAGCAGCGCTGGCAGAGCGCGCGCCATCGGTGACGCTGGTCGATCCGTCGTTCGATGTGCCGCGCAGTTGGCGCGCGTCACTCAGTTGGGGCAGCAACTTCGGCAAGGTGGTCACCAAGCTGGACGCCCTTGCCTCGTACGACCTGTCGCAACCCAGCACGCTGGACGCCAACTTCGCCGGTATCTCGCGATTTCAGTTGGCCAGCGAGAGCCAACGTCCGATGTACGTGACCACGGCGGCAATTGATGCCGGCACTGGCGCGGTGTCCGCGCGCGAGTCGCGACGTTCCAACGACTTCGGTCGTGTCGCCATGCGCACCAGTGATTTGCGCGGCTACGGTGGACAAGTGACGGCCACGGTCATGCCCGACGTGTTTCGCGTGCGGTCCAGGTTGGAGTTCTTCACGTCGGCGTCGTATACCCTGCAATCGCTCAAACAACAGTACCGCGGATTCGACGGCGCCGGCTTTGGCGATCCGCGCGCCACCGAGTGGGCGGTTGGACTGAACGATGCGCGGCACGCCGTGGTGCTGCAGGGTGGCGTGAGCGTCAAGCACGTCGGTTCGTTCACCCTGTACTCGCGATTGCAGTCGGGACTGCCGTTCACACCCATTGTTCAGGGCGACATCAACGGTGACGGCCGCGCCAACGATCGCGCGTTCATGCCCAACCCGGCCACAGCCACCGATGTCGGCACAGCCAGCCAGATGCGTGCGTTGCTCGGCGCGTCTCCGTCGAATGTGCGCGAGTGCCTGGAGCGTCAACTGGGTGCGGTGGCGGGCCGTAATAGTTGCCGTGGCACCTGGACCCAGCAGCTCAACCTGCAATACAAGCCGCGGTTGCCGATCAAGGTGCGCGGGCGCCGCCTTGAATCCAACGTGATCTTCGAAAACCCGCTGGCCGGGCTCGACCAGGCACTGCATGGCAGCAACAACCTTCGTGGCTGGGGCACACGCGCTCTTCCCGATCCCGTCTTGCTTGTCCCGCGAGCGTTCGACGCCAGCGCGCAACGGTTTCGGTACGACGTCAATCCACGCTTCGGTGACACCCGCGCCTTTCGCACCCTCAGTCGGCAACCGTTTCGGGTCACCGTCGACTTCTCACTCGATTTTTCGGTCCCGTACGACATGCAGCAGTTGCGTCGGGCGCTCGAGCCCGTAAAGACCAAGGGACGATGGGAGCGGCGCAGCGCCGATTCCATCACCGACATCTATTTGCGCAACACGTCCAACGTGCATCGCCTCCTGTTGTCGGAAAGCGATTCGCTGTTCCTGAACGCAGCGCAAATTGCCGCCTTGATCACCGCCGATTCGCTCTATTCAGACAAGGTGCGCGCGATTTATGTCCCTCTGGGCCGCTTCCTGGCCACGCAGCCCGAAGGCGCCGTGGGCAAGGCGGCGCTGGACAGTGTCACCGCCGCCACCAAACGCTTCTGGCCCATTTTCTGGGATCAGGCCGATGTGGCGGACAAGATTGTCACGCCACAGCAGAAGGAGTTGCTGCCCTTTATCAAGAACATGACGTCAGTCACCAAGGAGGACCGCAAGGACTCGCAATGGTACTTCGGTCACCCGGTACCGCTGGTGCATAACAAGCCAAAGGTTGGAAGTTGAGAGGTACCAGATACCAGGTACCAAGTACCAGGTACCAGGTACCAGGTACTAGGTACTAGGTACTGCACAGGTACTGAGTACTTCCTAATACCGATAATGATCCGCCTTGAACGGCCCGTTCTTGTCCACACCCAGATACGCCGCCTGCTCGGTCGTCAGCACCGTCAGCTTCACACCAAGCTTGTCCAGGTGCAACCGCGCCACCTTCTCATCCAGATGCTTGGGCAGCGTGAATACCTTCTTCTCATACTTGTCGGCGTTCGCATGCAAATCCAGCTGCGCCAACACCTGATTGGTGAAGCTCGCGCTCATCACGAAACTCGGATGACCCGTCGCGCATCCCAGATTCATCAGGCGGCCTTCCGCCAGAATGAGAATCGAGCGGCCGTTCGGTAGCACGAACTCGTCGTACTGCGGCTTGATGTTGATGCGCTTCATCCCTTCCACCTTCTTGAGACCGGCCATGTCGATCTCGTTGTCGAAGTGGCCGATGTTCGCCACAATGGCCTTGTCCTTCATGCGGCTCATGTGCTCCACCGCAATGACGTTCTTGTTGCCGGTGGCCGAGATGAAGATGTCGGCGGTGTCGACAATGTCTTCCAGCGTCGTCACCTGATACCCTTCCAGCGCCGCCTGCAGCGCGCAGATGGGATCGATTTCGGTAATCACCACACGCGCGCCCTGTCCTTTCAGCGCCTGCGCGCAGCCCTTGCCCACATCGCCATAACCCATGACCACGGCAATCTTGCCAGCCAGCATCACGTCGGTGGCTCGGTTCAAACCGTCCACAATGGAGTGACGGCAGCCGTACAGATTGTCAAACTTGGACTTGGTCACGGCATCGTTCACGTTGATGGCCGGGAACGCCAGTGTGCCGGCGCGTTCCATCTCATACAAGCGATGCACACCCGTGGTGGTTTCTTCGGACACGCCGCGAATGCCCGCCAGCACTTTCGTCCAACGGCCCGGGTTCTTGGCCTGCTCCGCGCGCAACAGATCGAGAATCACGCCCCACTCTTCGGGCTCGTTGTCGCTGTCAAATGACGGTATCGTTCCGGCCTTTTCAAACTCCGCACCGCGATGCACCAGCAGCGTCGCATCACCACCGTCGTCCAGCAGCAGGTTCGGTCCCGTGCCGTCGCTCCACATCAGCGCCTGCTCGGTGCACCACCAGTACTCCTCCAGCGTCTCACCCTTCCACGCAAACACTGGCGTGCCCTTGGGCGCGCTCACCGTGCCGTGCGGTCCCACGGCCACGGCGGCCGCCGCATGATCCTGTGTGCTGAAGATGTTGCAGGACACCCAGCGCACGTCGGCACCCAGTGCTACCAGCGTTTCAATGAGCACTGCGGTCTGCACCGTCATGTGCAGCGAGCCCATGATCTTCGCGCCCTTGAGTGGCGCCTTGCCGGCAAATTCGCCGCGCAATGACATGAGTCCCGGCATTTCCTGCTCAGCCAGACGAATTTCCTTGCGCCCCCATTCGGCCAGCGACAGGTCGCGCACGGCGAACGCCGGACGATTGGTGGCCGCGAGCGTGGACACGCCGTGCTCGGTCATGACTTCAGTAACCATCGGTACGAATCCTCTAGGGTGAAATGCGGGCTACGGCGGTGAACAACGCGGGTCCTGCGGCATCGGGATCGACCGGCAGTGGGGTGAAACGCATGCCGGTGAACCCCGCCTCCAACAACCATCGTTCCAACGTCGGCGCGTCAAAACCCAGCCAGACGTGGCCCATCTGCGGCTGATACTCCTCGTGCGAGTGGGCACGCATGTCCGCAATCAACACGCGCCCGTGCGGACGTAACACGCGACGCACCTCTCGCAGCGCCCGTGCGGGATCGGCCACGTGGTGCAACACCAGCATCATGACGGCCACGTCCAAGGAGGCATCAGCCAATGGCAACTCCTCAAGCGAGCCATCGTGCACACTCACATTGCACAGCGAAGACAGCCGGGCGCGTGCAGCCGAGAGCATCGCCGATGAGGCATCGATCGCATGCACGTGCGCCACGTGCGGGGCCAATGCTGCGGTGAGCGCGCCCGTGCCGCACCCCAAATCGCCCACCACCCACGACGCGTCCAGCAGTGCCAGCGTCGCCAGCAGGTCGGCGCGCGCGCCAAACATCTGCGTGCGCAACGTATCCCACTCCGCACTCGCCGTGGCGAAGAACGCTTCGCTGCGCGAACGACGCGCCACCAGCACCGCGTCGAGTCGCGCCACGTCCTGCGCTGCCACCGGCGCGTCGCGTAGCGGCGCACGCACCAACGCCCACAACGACGACGCCTCGACATCCAATGAGGGCGACAACCGATACCACCGACTCGGCCCGTCGGCCCGCGACGTCACCCACTGCTCATCGGCCAGAATCTTGAGGTGCCGACTTACCGTGCTTTGCGGCAACTGCAGCGCGGAACACAACTCACCAACCGTGAGCTCATGGCGCTCCAAGGCCAGCAACAGCCGGCACCGGGTGGCATCGGCCAATTCGGCCAGCCGTTCGTGGATGGAGAGTCGTGGTTGAGTCATATCCGTGTATCCGGATAAAAGGATAATAGGCGACGGCAACCTGTCAAACCCCCACCTCCCCCCCCAGTGTCTCCCGTCTCCCGTCTCCCGTCTCCAGTCTCCCTTCCCCCGTCTCCCTTCTCCAGCCCCCAATCCCCCTTACTTTCCCTGTCAATGGACTCTTCTCTCGGCTTCGACCTGCTCGTCGCCGCTCTGGTCGGAATGGCGGTCGGGCTTGAGCGCGAATGGTCGGGCCACACCACCGGCCCCGATGCCCGCTTTGCCGGGTTACGCACCTTCACCCTGCTGGGGGCCATCGGCGGGTTCGGCGGCTGGTTCATCCGTCTCAATCAACCGGTGATCGCCGGCTGTGTGATCGGTGGCGCCATCCTGTTCATTGCGATTGCGTACGCCGCCACGATGCGCCGGCCCGGGACGACATCCGATGGCACCACCGAGGTCGCGGCCATGCTGGTCGTGGCCACCGGCATTGCTTCAGGCACAGGCAGCCGTACGCTGGCCGCCGCGGTCGGGGCGCTTGCCGTGTTGTTGCTCGCGGAGAAATCCGCTCTCCAACGTTGGCTGCAACGCATCGACGCGGCCGAACTGCGCGCCACGCTGCAATTCGCAGTGCTCGCCCTGGTCGTCCTGCCAATTCTTCCGGCGGGCGCGTACGGACCGTATGGCGCCTTTCAGCCGCGCCAACTCTGGTCGGTCGTGCTGCTGTTCAGTGCCCTCAACTTTGCCGGCTATATCGCCCGACGTCTGGTTGGTGAAACGCGAGGCCTTGGCATCACCGGACTGCTGGGCGGCATGGTGTCGTCCACGGCCGTGACGTTCACCTTCAGTCGACGCAGTCGGCACGAAGCGGCACTCGCGCTGCCATTGGCGTTCGGTGTCGTCGCGGCGTGCACCGTGCTGTTGCCGCGCGTGCTCATCATGGCCAGCGTGCTGCAGCCCGGTATGCTGGTCGAACTGCTGCCGCTGCTGGCGCCCGCCTTCGTCGCCGGCGTTGTCGTCCTCGCCGTGGCCTATTGGCGTGAGCGCGAAACGCGTCCGCTGCCGACAGCCGCCACGGCAAGCGGTCAGTCGACGGTGGCACCCGCCGATCGGGCGTTGCCCAATCCGCTCGCGCTTGGAACGTCGGTACAAATGGCGATCGCGTTCCAGTTCGTGCTGTTCATTATCGCCTGGGTTCACGCGACCATTGGCAGTCCGGGCGTGCTCGCGTCGGCCGCGTTGCTGGGGCTCACCGACATGGATGCCCTCACACTGTCGATGTCGCGTCTCGCCGACGATGCCGCGCAGCGACACGTGGCAGGACTGGCCATCGCCATCGGCGTCATCGCCAACTCGTTGCTGAAGACGGTATTCGTGGTCGTGCTGGGGAGCGAGCGGTTCCGACTACGCGCGGCCTTCGCCCTGTTACTGCTGGCCGCGAGTACCGGCGCCGCGTTGTGGTGGCAATGGTGAGCAACAGCGAAGCGCGCGCGCAATCGGCGCCGGCCGCGTTGATCACGTTGGTCGGACGCCTGTTCACGGGGTGGATGTCTGCCGTTGGACGTGGAGCGCGCTTCGCAATCGATGTGGTCCGCGCGACGGGCGACTGGCCAAGCTGGCGCGGAGAGTTCTCGACGCACGCGCGCATTCTGGGCGTCGAGTCGCTGCCTATCGGCATCTTCATCGCGCTCTTCACCGGGATTGTACTCGCGCTGCTCGCCAGCTATTCCGTGGGAGACCTCGTACCGCCGTATTTCGTGGGTACGCTCGTGCAAAAGACGGTCACGCTGGAACTCGCGCCCGTCCTCACCGGACTCGCGCTGGCCGGTCGTGTCGGTGCGAACATTGCCGCCGAGTTGGGAACCATGCGCGTGACGGAACAGATCGATGCGTTGGAGACACTGACGTTCGATCCGATGAGCTACCTCGTGGTCCCGCGCGTGTGGGCGTCAACGCTCATGTTCCCCATCGTCGTCGGCACCGCCATGCTGGTCGGGGTGACGTCGGGATGGTTGGCATCGCTCAGCCTGCTGGACATCACCACACCGCAGTTTCTCAAGGGTGTGCGGATTTTCTTCACCGAATTCGATGTCCGGTATGGTCTGGTGAAATCCGCCAGCTTTGGTGCGGCGGTGGCACTTATTGGCTGTCGTGCGGGACTCACCACACAGGGTGGCGCGCAGGGCGTCGGTCGCAGCGCCACTCGCGCTGTCGTGATCAGTGCGGTAATGATCCTCGTCCTCGATGCGTTCTGGGCCCTGGTGTGGCTCGCCGGCCGCACCATCCGGTAGCATCGCATGCTGCCTTCGTGGTGTATCAGACTCAACGCCAATGCCTGACCACAAACGCGGTTCGGATTTTCTGGTAGGTGCCACCGTCCTGATCGTGACGGCGGTGCTCGTTGCGGTCGTGTTGTGGGTGAAACAAGCTGATTTCGGCAGTGGAAAGACGGAGCTCACCGTCCGCACACGCGATGTCGGCGGTGTGGCGCTCGGCAACCCGGTGGTGATTCGAGGCGTGCGCGCCGGTCAGGTGCAGAGCATCGCATTGGGGGAACGCGGATGGGTGGTACTCACCCTCTCCATCGACCGGGACATTCAACTGCCCGCCGATCCGGTCGTGCTGCTCGTAGCGTCAAGTCTTTTCGGGGAGTGGCAAGCCACCGTCAGTGGGCTTGCGGGCGTGCCCCCGGATCGTGAACTGCGCGCCGCGCTCGCCGAAGCACGCACTGCGGGAGACACACTGGCCGGTGCGATGCTGCCGGATATCGCGCAACTCACTTCGGTGGCCGGTCGAATCTCCGGAGACGTCGCCAAGGTGGCTGATCGCGTGCAGGTGGCCTTCGACGACAAGGCGGCCAAGGAGTTGCGCGAGTCGATTCGCAACTTCGCGCAGCTCTCCAGCGACCTCGCGCGCACCGTCAATGCGCAGTCGAAAAACCTCGATCGGATCAGCACCGATGTGCAGTCGGGGCTGAAGACCGTGAATGCCGCGGCCGACAGGCTGAATGAATTCTCGAGCCGCGTGGATTCCGCGACCAGCCGGGGCGAGTTGCAAACCATCGTCACCAATTCACAGAGTGCCGCTCGCGAATTGGTAGCCACCGCCACCCGGCTGCGTGAAATCGCCGAGAGCCTCAACCGGACCGATTCGCGATTGGCCAGTGCCGTGTCGCGCGCCGATTCCGTGTTCGCCAAGGTGAACAGCGGACAGGGCTCGCTGGGCCTGCTGGTGAACGACGCCCGGCTGTATCGCAACAGCGATTCACTGGTGATCGAGTTGCGCGCGCTGCTGGCGGATGTGAAGAAGAACCCGAAGCGGTACTTCAACGTGAAGGTGTTCTAACCCGTCGCGTTAGGCCGCTTTCCCGGCGTCCGCGTTTGTATTCGCCACGGCGGCGGCCGCCGGCACCGCCAGCACGGCACACCGCGCAGTCCGCATGACACGCGTGGCCACCGACCCCACCACCATGCGCTCGATGAACCCGTGCCGCTGGGTGCCGAGTGCAATCAGTTCGGCGTTGGCCTGTTGGGCAAACGCCAGGATGGCTGGCGCGGGATCGCCGCGTACCGTCACCGTCTCGATCTGCAGGGTATCAGGCGCGTGAAGCTGCGCGCGAATCTGATCGAACAGTGGCGGCAGTGTTTTGCCGTAGTCCGCATCCCACGCCTGCCAGTCGGCTGACGGATGCTCGAATCGCGGACGCACATGCACCAGCGTGATGCGACCGTCGGTGCCCACCAGTCGCATCGCCATGCGCGCGGCGTAGAGACTCGCCGCACTGAAGTCCATTCCGACCACCGCGTGCTTCGGGGCGCTCGGGAAGTTCATTCCCACCGCCAGCACCGGCACGGCCGATTCCCGCAGGGTCGCCAACGTCGTTTCGGTCCCGAACAATCGGTCGAGCGGGTTGTGTCGTCCAAGCCCCATCACCAGCACCGATGCATCGCGTCGCCGCGCTTCCTCGGCCAGCGTGCGGGAGGGAGACCCGATCTTCACCTCCGCCGCCCACTGCGGATCACCGGCGACCGACACCGACAGCGTGCGCCGAATGTCATCCAGCATTGACGCGCGTCGCAGATCGTCCAACTCCACCGGTGCTGGAATGACGTCCATGCCGGCCGACACCGCCGGCGTCGGCTCGCAGACACCCAGAATTTCGATCTGCCCGACGAACGCTTCGCCGGCCAGACGTGCCGCGTTGAAAAGTGATTCCTGTGCGGCTGGCGACCCGTCGCAGGCGACGAGCACCGGACCTTGGTGCACAGGGCGGACGGCAAGGGCGTCGGGCACAGGGGCGTTGGCGTTGACGGACATAGGTAGGGACTCCGGGTGCTGGCACGTCCGTCCAACCAGAGGAGCGGCAGGCTCCCCGAACTTGGTAGGCGACAGTGGTATGGTCGCCCCCGGTCTTCCCGCGCTCTATCGGGGTAACTGGTGGGACATGTCGGGGAAAACCGGACGAAGAGGACCGAAAATAGACGCCTCCTTGGTCGCGATTACAGCGCCCACCGCATCTGTCGCGCCAGCCAGTCACCAATCCGATGCCGCCACGAGCGCGTGGCCCACGTCCCCGAGGTGATCTCCACACTCTGTGCACAGTCTTCACCGAAGCTGCGTTCCAACGCCGACGCCAGCGTATCGTCGAACATCAGCACGTTGCACTCGGCGTTCAACCAGAACGACCGGAAATCGAGATTGGTTGAGCCCACGACTCCCGCGTGGCCATCCACCACCACGGTCTTTGCGTGCAATGTGGCGCGCTGATACTCGAACACGCGTACGCCCGCATCCAGCAACGACGCATAGGCGCCGTGCGCCGCATGGCGAACCAGGGCCACATCGGTTTGTTCGCCGGGCACCAGCAAGCGGACGTCGACGCCGCGACGCGCCGCCGCGCGAAGCAGGGCCAAGGCGCGTGTCGGTGGCGCGAAATAGGGCGTGGTAATCCACAGTCGCTTGCGTGCGCCACCAACAAGACCCGCCAGCACCGCCAACACCTCGCGCTGGCCTCGGCCGGGACGCGAGTCGAGCACGAGTGCGGTCGATGGACTGTCTTCGGCGGCAGCATCCGTCGGTCGCCGGACACGGCGCCCGCGACGCCGATCACGTCGCTGCCCGAGCCGCAGCGCAATCCGTCGTTCCACTCGTGAGCGTAGCGCGCGCGCACTCCAGGCACGAGTAGTGGCGTCCGCGGCCGCAGCTGGCGCAGCGTCCGTAGTTTCGGCCCACGAGATGTATTCGAGGCCCGGCAACGGTGGCCCCTGCGCGCGATCCCACCCCTCCGCAAACACCGCAGCCAGTGCTTCCGCGACGGTCCCT
This sequence is a window from Gemmatimonadaceae bacterium. Protein-coding genes within it:
- a CDS encoding metalloregulator ArsR/SmtB family transcription factor, translating into MTQPRLSIHERLAELADATRCRLLLALERHELTVGELCSALQLPQSTVSRHLKILADEQWVTSRADGPSRWYRLSPSLDVEASSLWALVRAPLRDAPVAAQDVARLDAVLVARRSRSEAFFATASAEWDTLRTQMFGARADLLATLALLDASWVVGDLGCGTGALTAALAPHVAHVHAIDASSAMLSAARARLSSLCNVSVHDGSLEELPLADASLDVAVMMLVLHHVADPARALREVRRVLRPHGRVLIADMRAHSHEEYQPQMGHVWLGFDAPTLERWLLEAGFTGMRFTPLPVDPDAAGPALFTAVARISP
- a CDS encoding carboxypeptidase regulatory-like domain-containing protein yields the protein MASHHLRAFIIALLFAAGGPLAAQSAPETIRGRVLDDSAHALAGATVTITRGPDRLVQTATTDADGRYSGRFDPGTGDYLVHVAATGFRSARRRVQALANERELVADFTLGRDLTLLATVKVKADKPVRASNAASPYNPETGASERWDDGVNGRVTPGSAGDLNAIAGTMPGVTMTPGGPSMLGAASSSNLVTLNGMALPGGSLPRAARVDTRVTGATFDPTRGGFSGANIDSRLSGGSRDFQRRNGYATFDAPQLQMTDAIGRSLGLVNGGFRASLGADGEAIRQILTYNVALDVGRTASDPASLLASDVDAWKRAGIAPDSVARVKQVANALGLPIAGSGAPTARRRDAITWLGRLDDVRDTMRTLSLTTYATRTQEGALGFGPLVAPVSSGEQTEQTAGAQLVHGQYFGVGNHILTQNRLGVSGVHQVTAPYLDAPGATVLVRSASDAATSDVAALQLGGNPFLATDDRRWTLEGSNETMWNVRGSKHRFKTQAWFRGDGLSQVGRPNALGQYTFNSLADLEANRPSSYSRTLTEPDRHATSWNGALAMAHQWNKSKFFSMLYGARLEANAFGDAPPVNAALNTALGVRSGLAPSRVHVSPRVGFSYTYSRAKDNGNGTNMNSLGVFYRNTMGYVRGGIGEFRDLYRPSTLADAIVGAGLAGSTLTLNCVGAAVPTPNWQSLLAPGAVLPTACTDGGAALAERAPSVTLVDPSFDVPRSWRASLSWGSNFGKVVTKLDALASYDLSQPSTLDANFAGISRFQLASESQRPMYVTTAAIDAGTGAVSARESRRSNDFGRVAMRTSDLRGYGGQVTATVMPDVFRVRSRLEFFTSASYTLQSLKQQYRGFDGAGFGDPRATEWAVGLNDARHAVVLQGGVSVKHVGSFTLYSRLQSGLPFTPIVQGDINGDGRANDRAFMPNPATATDVGTASQMRALLGASPSNVRECLERQLGAVAGRNSCRGTWTQQLNLQYKPRLPIKVRGRRLESNVIFENPLAGLDQALHGSNNLRGWGTRALPDPVLLVPRAFDASAQRFRYDVNPRFGDTRAFRTLSRQPFRVTVDFSLDFSVPYDMQQLRRALEPVKTKGRWERRSADSITDIYLRNTSNVHRLLLSESDSLFLNAAQIAALITADSLYSDKVRAIYVPLGRFLATQPEGAVGKAALDSVTAATKRFWPIFWDQADVADKIVTPQQKELLPFIKNMTSVTKEDRKDSQWYFGHPVPLVHNKPKVGS
- a CDS encoding universal stress protein codes for the protein MSVNANAPVPDALAVRPVHQGPVLVACDGSPAAQESLFNAARLAGEAFVGQIEILGVCEPTPAVSAGMDVIPAPVELDDLRRASMLDDIRRTLSVSVAGDPQWAAEVKIGSPSRTLAEEARRRDASVLVMGLGRHNPLDRLFGTETTLATLRESAVPVLAVGMNFPSAPKHAVVGMDFSAASLYAARMAMRLVGTDGRITLVHVRPRFEHPSADWQAWDADYGKTLPPLFDQIRAQLHAPDTLQIETVTVRGDPAPAILAFAQQANAELIALGTQRHGFIERMVVGSVATRVMRTARCAVLAVPAAAAVANTNADAGKAA
- a CDS encoding adenosylhomocysteinase; amino-acid sequence: MVTEVMTEHGVSTLAATNRPAFAVRDLSLAEWGRKEIRLAEQEMPGLMSLRGEFAGKAPLKGAKIMGSLHMTVQTAVLIETLVALGADVRWVSCNIFSTQDHAAAAVAVGPHGTVSAPKGTPVFAWKGETLEEYWWCTEQALMWSDGTGPNLLLDDGGDATLLVHRGAEFEKAGTIPSFDSDNEPEEWGVILDLLRAEQAKNPGRWTKVLAGIRGVSEETTTGVHRLYEMERAGTLAFPAINVNDAVTKSKFDNLYGCRHSIVDGLNRATDVMLAGKIAVVMGYGDVGKGCAQALKGQGARVVITEIDPICALQAALEGYQVTTLEDIVDTADIFISATGNKNVIAVEHMSRMKDKAIVANIGHFDNEIDMAGLKKVEGMKRINIKPQYDEFVLPNGRSILILAEGRLMNLGCATGHPSFVMSASFTNQVLAQLDLHANADKYEKKVFTLPKHLDEKVARLHLDKLGVKLTVLTTEQAAYLGVDKNGPFKADHYRY
- a CDS encoding MgtC/SapB family protein — its product is MDSSLGFDLLVAALVGMAVGLEREWSGHTTGPDARFAGLRTFTLLGAIGGFGGWFIRLNQPVIAGCVIGGAILFIAIAYAATMRRPGTTSDGTTEVAAMLVVATGIASGTGSRTLAAAVGALAVLLLAEKSALQRWLQRIDAAELRATLQFAVLALVVLPILPAGAYGPYGAFQPRQLWSVVLLFSALNFAGYIARRLVGETRGLGITGLLGGMVSSTAVTFTFSRRSRHEAALALPLAFGVVAACTVLLPRVLIMASVLQPGMLVELLPLLAPAFVAGVVVLAVAYWRERETRPLPTAATASGQSTVAPADRALPNPLALGTSVQMAIAFQFVLFIIAWVHATIGSPGVLASAALLGLTDMDALTLSMSRLADDAAQRHVAGLAIAIGVIANSLLKTVFVVVLGSERFRLRAAFALLLLAASTGAALWWQW
- a CDS encoding MCE family protein; its protein translation is MPDHKRGSDFLVGATVLIVTAVLVAVVLWVKQADFGSGKTELTVRTRDVGGVALGNPVVIRGVRAGQVQSIALGERGWVVLTLSIDRDIQLPADPVVLLVASSLFGEWQATVSGLAGVPPDRELRAALAEARTAGDTLAGAMLPDIAQLTSVAGRISGDVAKVADRVQVAFDDKAAKELRESIRNFAQLSSDLARTVNAQSKNLDRISTDVQSGLKTVNAAADRLNEFSSRVDSATSRGELQTIVTNSQSAARELVATATRLREIAESLNRTDSRLASAVSRADSVFAKVNSGQGSLGLLVNDARLYRNSDSLVIELRALLADVKKNPKRYFNVKVF
- a CDS encoding ABC transporter permease, producing the protein MSNSEARAQSAPAALITLVGRLFTGWMSAVGRGARFAIDVVRATGDWPSWRGEFSTHARILGVESLPIGIFIALFTGIVLALLASYSVGDLVPPYFVGTLVQKTVTLELAPVLTGLALAGRVGANIAAELGTMRVTEQIDALETLTFDPMSYLVVPRVWASTLMFPIVVGTAMLVGVTSGWLASLSLLDITTPQFLKGVRIFFTEFDVRYGLVKSASFGAAVALIGCRAGLTTQGGAQGVGRSATRAVVISAVMILVLDAFWALVWLAGRTIR